From one Triticum urartu cultivar G1812 chromosome 3, Tu2.1, whole genome shotgun sequence genomic stretch:
- the LOC125548580 gene encoding heat stress transcription factor C-1b-like: MGSECKGHQPQEDGGVAPFVAKTFHMVSDPATDAVVRWGGASNTFLVLDPAAFSDFLLPSYFKHRNFASFVRQLNTYGFRKVDPDVWEFAHESFLRGQAKLLPLIVRKKKRAGRELCEEEEEVRGTIQAVQRLRDERRGMEEELQAMDRRLCAAENRPGQMMAFLGKLADDPGVVLRAMVAKKEELAAAGAGGKDSSPDKRRRIGADAGRGADAADQAAQSRAVPFPFSNLGQVFY, from the exons ATGGGAAGCGAGTGCAAGGGCCACCAGCCGCAGGAAGACGGCGGCGTGGCGCCGTTCGTGGCCAAGACGTTCCACATGGTGAGCGACCCGGCCACGGACGCCGTCGTGCGCTGGGGCGGCGCCAGCAACACGTTCCTCGTCCTCGACCCCGCCGCCTTCTCCGACTTCCTCCTCCCCTCCTACTTCAAGCACCGCAACTTCGCCAGCTTCGTCCGCCAGCTCAACACCTAC GGTTTTCGCAAGGTTGACCCGGACGTGTGGGAGTTCGCGCACGAGTCGTTCCTGCGCGGCCAGGCCAAGCTGCTGCCGCTGATCGTGCGCAAGAAGAAGAGGGCCGGGAGGGAGCtgtgcgaggaggaggaggaggtgcggGGGACGATCCAGGCGGTGCAGAGGCTGCGGGACGAGCGGAGGGGCATGGAGGAGGAGCTGCAGGCCATGGACCGCAGGCTATGTGCGGCGGAGAACCGGCCGGGCCAGATGATGGCCTTCCTCGGCAAGCTCGCCGACGACCCGGGCGTGGTGCTGCGCGCCATGGTCGCCAAGAAGGAGGAGCTGGCTGCGGCCGGTGCCGGTGGCAAGGATTCAAGCCCGGATAAGAGGCGGCGGATCGGGGCCGACGCCGGACGCGGAGCTGACGCTGCGGATCAGGCGGCCCAGAGCAGGGCCGTGCCGTTCCCCTTCTCTAATCTGGGACAGGTGTTCTACTGA